Within Bacteroidales bacterium, the genomic segment GAATGAACAGGAAATACAAAAATTGCTCCGGCAATATTTTGACGGAAAAACCTCATTGGAAGAAGAAAATCAGTTAAACCGGTTCTTTGCCCGGGAGGATGTTCCGGAATCATTGAAAAAATACCAGCCTCTGTTCGCTTTTTTCTCGGAAGAACGAGCCATCGATTATCCGGAACAAAAGTCCAGGAAGATAAAAATGCCGTGGATGATCATTACCGGCATTGCTGCCAGTCTGGCCATCTTATTTCTGGTAAGTTTCCCCCGGCCGCAACACAATGAGTATATTTATTATGTAGATGGAGAACGTGTTTATGATGAAGCGGCTGCCATTGAATCGGCGGAAAATAAACTGCAGTTACTGGCTGAGTCTATGCAAAAAGCAAAAAACAGTATGGCTGCTTTTGAAAAGATACAGGAAAGCAACCAGAGTTTACAGCAACTGAGTAAACTGCAGATGGCATTTGATCATGTGGAAAAAGCGTTATCGGAAGCTTCCCTAAAAGAAACCCATTAAAATCAGAGATATTCAGAATAGGAACTTATTTATAAACCCATAAATATGAAAAAGATTATAGTGATGTTGACTGCTATCGTTGTGCTGATGAATTTTCCGTTAGACTCATTCGGGCAAAAAGATGCCAAAGAAGATCCAATCCCCAAAATCTTTGATAAATATGAAGAAAAAGAAGGAGTGGAATCCATCACCATTTCCCCGGCACTACTGGGCCTCATGAAAAACGGCAAGACCAGTGACAAGAAAACCCAGGAACTGATCTCCAAGATTTCGGGATTGCGCATCCTGACACTTACGGATATTTCCAGTGAAAAAGGAAAGTCCACCAAGGAAGCACTGACCAATGAACTACAGCCGGCCATCAAAAAAGGCTATGAAGAGATCATGAAAGTAAAGAGTTCCGGGGAACGACTGGAATTATATGTCCGTGATGTGACCAACTGTAAAGACTGTAAAGGTTTGAGCGCATTGCTTTTTATCACATCCGGGAGTTCGTCCACCACTATCATGCATCTATCTGGAACCATTGATAAAACCCTGATAGATGCCGTAATGAATGGGGAAATAGGTACCTCCAGCGGTAAATAGATGCCGATAGCATCTATTTGATCATTATTCTTTAATTAACCAACCCCATAAACCTGTTGAAGTATGTGGAATAAATCCAATTTCTATATGAGAAAGATAATCATTGCTTTCTGCTTTATCCTTTTTTTGACCGGAGAAACGGTAATATCGCAGAACAAACTAAAGATCAGAGATGTAGAAATCACCCTCGGTAAAAGTGAGGGAGTAAATGATACCAATATACTGATTGAGGTAGGTGAAAAGGAATCACCGGGCATCCTGAAAAAT encodes:
- a CDS encoding DUF4252 domain-containing protein, with the protein product MKKIIVMLTAIVVLMNFPLDSFGQKDAKEDPIPKIFDKYEEKEGVESITISPALLGLMKNGKTSDKKTQELISKISGLRILTLTDISSEKGKSTKEALTNELQPAIKKGYEEIMKVKSSGERLELYVRDVTNCKDCKGLSALLFITSGSSSTTIMHLSGTIDKTLIDAVMNGEIGTSSGK